The following proteins come from a genomic window of Cronobacter muytjensii ATCC 51329:
- the yiiM gene encoding 6-hydroxyaminopurine reductase has product MYFPVQVYLGKIRDYEGSRPSAIGKVQAEGELSLTSRGLVGDQQAEKKIHGGPDRALCHYPREHYAIWAREYPEQAAWFAPPAFGENLSTLGLTEDNAFIGDIFRWGEALIQITQPRSPCFKVNFHAGISELSGRMQDTARCGWLYRVIGEGKVFTDAPLELVSRVSAISVREAAAIAWHTPFDDEQYHRLLSAAGLSASWAKTLQNRRLSRKIESFSRRLWGRG; this is encoded by the coding sequence ATGTATTTCCCGGTTCAGGTTTATCTTGGCAAAATCCGCGACTACGAGGGCAGCCGGCCCAGCGCTATCGGCAAAGTGCAGGCAGAAGGGGAGTTATCGCTCACCAGCCGCGGGCTGGTCGGCGATCAGCAGGCGGAGAAGAAAATCCACGGTGGGCCGGATCGCGCGCTGTGTCATTATCCGCGCGAACATTACGCCATCTGGGCGCGGGAATACCCGGAACAGGCGGCGTGGTTTGCGCCGCCCGCGTTCGGCGAGAATCTCTCGACGCTGGGGCTGACCGAGGATAACGCGTTTATCGGCGATATCTTTCGCTGGGGCGAGGCGCTTATCCAGATTACCCAGCCGCGCTCGCCCTGTTTTAAGGTGAATTTTCACGCAGGCATCAGCGAGCTTTCCGGACGGATGCAGGATACCGCGCGCTGCGGCTGGCTGTATCGGGTGATTGGCGAAGGCAAAGTCTTTACCGACGCGCCGCTGGAGCTGGTGTCGCGCGTGAGCGCGATATCGGTGCGGGAAGCCGCCGCCATCGCCTGGCATACGCCGTTTGATGACGAGCAGTATCACCGGCTGTTAAGCGCCGCCGGGCTTTCCGCGAGCTGGGCGAAAACGCTGCAAAACCGCCGGTTAAGCAGGAAAATCGAGAGCTTTTCGCGCCGGTTGTGGGGGCGCGGGTAA
- the sodA gene encoding superoxide dismutase [Mn], whose translation MSYTLPSLPYAYDALEPHFDKQTMEIHHTKHHQTYVNNANAALESLPELANLPVEELITKLDQVPADKKTVLRNNAGGHANHSLFWKGLKKGTTLQGDLKAAIERDFGSVEKFKEEFEKAAATRFGSGWAWLVLKGDKLAVVSTANQDSPLMGEAVAGASGYPILGLDVWEHAYYLKFQNRRPDYIKEFWNVVNWDEAAARFASQK comes from the coding sequence ATGAGCTATACACTGCCATCCCTGCCGTACGCATACGACGCCCTGGAACCGCATTTCGACAAGCAGACGATGGAAATCCATCACACCAAACACCACCAGACTTACGTTAACAATGCTAACGCTGCGCTGGAAAGCCTGCCGGAACTGGCGAACCTGCCGGTTGAAGAGCTGATCACCAAACTGGATCAGGTTCCGGCTGACAAAAAAACCGTGCTGCGCAACAACGCAGGCGGCCATGCTAACCACAGCCTGTTCTGGAAAGGCCTGAAAAAAGGCACCACCCTGCAGGGCGACCTGAAAGCGGCTATCGAGCGCGATTTCGGCTCCGTTGAGAAATTCAAAGAAGAGTTCGAGAAAGCCGCAGCGACCCGTTTCGGCTCTGGCTGGGCGTGGCTGGTGCTGAAAGGCGACAAACTGGCGGTGGTGTCTACCGCAAACCAGGATTCCCCGCTGATGGGCGAAGCGGTCGCTGGCGCATCCGGTTACCCGATTCTGGGCCTGGACGTGTGGGAACACGCCTACTACCTGAAATTCCAGAACCGCCGTCCGGACTACATCAAAGAGTTCTGGAACGTGGTTAACTGGGACGAAGCCGCAGCGCGTTTCGCTTCTCAGAAATAA
- the rhaT gene encoding L-rhamnose/proton symporter RhaT yields MNNAITMGILWHLIGAASAACFYAPFKKVRHWSWETMWSVGGIVSWLILPWAVSALLLPDFWAYYGAFSATTLLPVFLFGAMWGIGNINYGLTMRYLGMSMGIGIAIGITLIVGTLMTPLLNGKFAVLIGTPGGRMTLLGVFVALIGVGIVTRAGQLKERQMGIKAEEFNLKKGLLLAVMCGVFSAGMSFAMDAAKPMHEAAAALGVDPLYVGLPSYVVIMGGGALVNLGFCFIRLARVRNLSLKADFSLAKPLIIANVLLSALGGLMWYLQFFFYAWGHARIPAQYDYISWMLHMSFYVLCGGLVGLVLREWKAAGRRPVSVLSLGCVVIIVAANIVGLGMAAN; encoded by the coding sequence ATGAATAACGCGATAACCATGGGGATACTGTGGCACCTGATTGGCGCAGCGAGCGCCGCCTGCTTTTACGCGCCGTTTAAAAAAGTCCGGCACTGGTCATGGGAAACCATGTGGTCGGTAGGCGGTATTGTCTCGTGGCTGATTTTGCCCTGGGCGGTAAGCGCCCTGCTTCTGCCCGATTTCTGGGCCTACTACGGCGCTTTCAGCGCCACCACGCTGCTGCCGGTGTTTTTGTTCGGCGCGATGTGGGGCATCGGCAATATTAATTATGGCCTGACCATGCGCTATCTCGGCATGTCGATGGGCATCGGCATCGCTATCGGCATTACGCTCATTGTCGGCACGCTGATGACGCCGCTGCTGAACGGCAAATTCGCGGTGCTTATCGGTACGCCCGGCGGGCGGATGACGCTGCTGGGCGTTTTCGTGGCGCTGATTGGCGTCGGCATCGTGACCCGCGCCGGTCAACTGAAAGAGCGCCAGATGGGCATCAAAGCCGAAGAATTTAACCTGAAAAAAGGGCTGCTGCTGGCGGTGATGTGCGGCGTGTTCTCCGCAGGCATGTCGTTTGCGATGGACGCGGCAAAGCCAATGCATGAGGCCGCCGCCGCGCTCGGCGTCGACCCGCTTTACGTCGGCCTGCCGAGCTATGTCGTTATCATGGGCGGCGGCGCGCTGGTGAATCTCGGCTTCTGTTTTATCCGTCTTGCCAGAGTCCGCAACCTGTCGCTAAAAGCCGATTTCTCGCTGGCGAAACCGCTGATTATCGCCAACGTGCTGCTCTCCGCGCTGGGCGGGCTGATGTGGTATTTACAGTTTTTCTTCTACGCCTGGGGCCATGCGCGCATTCCGGCGCAGTATGACTACATCAGCTGGATGCTGCATATGAGCTTCTACGTGCTGTGCGGCGGGCTGGTCGGACTGGTGCTACGCGAGTGGAAAGCGGCGGGCCGCCGCCCGGTCAGCGTACTGAGCCTGGGCTGCGTGGTGATTATCGTGGCGGCGAATATTGTCGGGCTGGGGATGGCGGCCAACTAA
- the rhaR gene encoding HTH-type transcriptional activator RhaR: MAPQLVLRKADFFATPTQPVVVADRYPQNVFAEHTHEFCELVLVWRGNGLHVLNDRPYRITCGDLFYIRAEDRHRYESVNDLVLHNIIYCPERLQLNVNWRDLLENPRGPGGDPRWRLSSHGMVQARQVIDQLEHESPKHDALSHCLAESLFLQLAITLRRHRYQPSSGAGPDEGEKLDLLMAALGNSLDVPFDLQHFCSHYQIAERPLRQLFRQQTGMTISQYLRQLRICQAQYLLRHSDLLISDIAARCGFEDSNYFSVVFTRETGVTPRVWRQQCGVVTG; this comes from the coding sequence GTGGCCCCTCAGTTAGTGCTCAGGAAAGCGGACTTTTTCGCCACGCCTACCCAGCCGGTGGTGGTGGCGGATCGCTACCCGCAAAATGTCTTTGCCGAGCATACCCACGAGTTCTGCGAACTGGTGCTGGTCTGGCGCGGCAACGGCCTGCATGTGCTGAACGACCGGCCTTATCGCATTACCTGCGGCGATCTCTTTTATATTCGCGCCGAAGACCGCCACCGCTACGAGTCCGTGAACGATCTCGTGTTGCATAACATCATTTATTGCCCTGAACGGCTGCAACTGAACGTGAACTGGCGCGATCTACTGGAAAACCCGCGTGGCCCTGGCGGCGATCCGCGCTGGCGGCTCAGCAGCCACGGCATGGTGCAGGCGCGGCAGGTTATCGATCAGCTGGAACATGAAAGCCCGAAGCACGATGCGCTGTCGCACTGTTTAGCCGAAAGCCTGTTTTTACAGCTGGCGATTACGCTGCGTCGTCATCGCTACCAGCCGTCGAGCGGGGCCGGGCCGGACGAGGGCGAAAAGCTCGATCTGCTGATGGCGGCGCTTGGCAACAGCCTCGACGTGCCGTTCGATTTGCAGCATTTTTGCAGCCATTATCAGATTGCCGAACGCCCGCTGCGCCAGCTCTTTCGCCAGCAGACCGGTATGACCATCAGCCAGTACCTGCGCCAGCTGCGTATCTGTCAGGCGCAGTATCTGCTGCGCCACTCCGATCTGCTGATTAGCGATATCGCCGCGCGCTGCGGCTTTGAAGACAGCAACTACTTCTCGGTCGTGTTTACCCGCGAAACGGGCGTGACGCCACGGGTGTGGCGTCAGCAGTGCGGGGTGGTGACCGGTTAG
- the rhaS gene encoding HTH-type transcriptional activator RhaS — translation MTVLQCVDFFPTGAASVTIEPRLPQAAFPEHHHDFYEIVIVEHGTGTHVFNGQPYTLSGGSVCFVRDHDRHLYEHTENLCLTNVLYRSPQAFSFLSGLEKLLPQEQDGHYPSHWRVSQQTLHQARPLVDQLEALRESSDVHAIASMEMLFMQLLILLRRGSQAQGSGHADERLNQLIAWLEDHYAEDVCWEQLAGCHRLSLRTLHRQLKQRTGLTPQRYLNRLRLMKARYLLRHSEESVTEIAYQCGFGDSNHFSTLFRREFSWSPRDIRLGRDGQMQ, via the coding sequence ATGACGGTACTACAGTGCGTTGATTTTTTCCCAACCGGCGCGGCGTCGGTAACCATTGAACCGCGTCTGCCGCAGGCGGCTTTTCCTGAACATCACCATGATTTCTATGAAATTGTCATCGTCGAGCACGGCACGGGCACGCATGTCTTTAACGGCCAGCCGTACACGTTAAGCGGCGGTTCCGTCTGTTTTGTGCGCGACCACGACCGCCATCTGTATGAACATACCGAAAACCTCTGTCTGACCAACGTGCTGTATCGTTCGCCGCAGGCGTTCAGTTTCCTGTCAGGGCTTGAAAAACTCCTGCCGCAGGAGCAGGACGGCCACTATCCGTCGCACTGGCGCGTCAGCCAGCAGACGCTGCATCAGGCCCGTCCGCTGGTGGATCAACTGGAGGCGCTGCGCGAGAGCAGCGACGTGCACGCCATCGCCAGTATGGAAATGCTGTTTATGCAACTGCTGATCCTGCTGCGGCGCGGCAGCCAGGCGCAGGGCAGCGGCCATGCCGACGAGCGGCTGAATCAGCTGATCGCCTGGCTTGAAGATCACTATGCGGAGGATGTCTGCTGGGAACAGCTCGCCGGGTGCCACCGGCTCTCGCTGCGCACGCTGCATCGGCAGCTGAAGCAGCGCACCGGCCTGACGCCGCAGCGCTATCTCAACCGTTTACGCTTAATGAAAGCGCGCTATCTGCTGCGCCACAGCGAAGAGAGTGTGACGGAGATTGCCTACCAGTGCGGTTTTGGCGACAGCAATCATTTCTCCACGCTGTTCCGGCGCGAGTTTTCCTGGTCGCCGCGCGACATTCGCCTCGGGCGCGACGGGCAGATGCAGTAA
- the rhaB gene encoding rhamnulokinase, whose amino-acid sequence MTIRHSVAVDLGASSGRVMLARYDSQEQRLTLQEIHRFANGLRRVDGFDTWDVDALEREVRLGLEKACGCGVVIDSIGIDTWGVDYVLLDERGERVGLPVSYRDSRTDGVMARAQQQVGREAIYRRTGIQFLPFNTLYQFRALVEQQPELVGRVAHALLIPDYLCYRLTGALNWDYTNATTTQLINIDTDNWDETLLDWAGVPKHWLGVPTHPGNVIGRWRSAQGIDIPVVSVATHDTASAVIAAPLEGNDAAWISSGTWSLMGFESKTPYTGDRALAANITNEGGAEGRYRVLKNIMGLWLLQRVCKEQRVDNLPALIDAARALPACRFVVNPNDDRFINPDNMSRELQTACRENGQTAPESAAELARCIFDSLALLYARVLDELTALRERSFTVLHIVGGGSQNPFLNQLCADACGIPVMAGPVEASTLGNIGCQLMALDEITDVDAFRRVVTASQPLTHFQPQTDSEIARHAARVSPYRQTRKELYA is encoded by the coding sequence ATGACTATTCGCCATAGCGTCGCGGTCGACCTGGGCGCCTCCAGCGGCCGCGTGATGCTGGCCCGCTACGACAGCCAGGAACAGCGCCTGACGCTTCAGGAAATCCACCGTTTCGCCAACGGCCTGCGCCGCGTAGACGGTTTCGACACCTGGGATGTGGATGCGCTGGAGCGTGAAGTGCGCCTCGGCCTGGAAAAAGCCTGCGGGTGCGGCGTCGTCATCGACAGCATCGGCATCGACACCTGGGGCGTTGATTATGTGCTGCTGGATGAGCGCGGCGAGCGCGTCGGCCTGCCGGTGTCGTACCGCGACAGCCGCACTGACGGCGTGATGGCCCGCGCGCAGCAGCAGGTGGGCCGGGAGGCTATCTACCGCCGCACCGGCATTCAGTTTCTGCCGTTCAACACCCTTTATCAGTTCCGCGCGCTGGTGGAACAACAGCCGGAGCTGGTCGGTCGTGTGGCGCATGCGCTGCTCATTCCGGACTATCTCTGCTACCGGCTGACCGGCGCGCTGAACTGGGATTACACCAACGCCACCACGACGCAGCTTATTAATATCGACACCGATAACTGGGACGAGACGCTGCTCGACTGGGCGGGCGTGCCGAAACACTGGCTGGGAGTGCCGACGCACCCGGGTAATGTCATCGGCCGCTGGCGCAGCGCGCAGGGCATCGATATTCCGGTGGTATCCGTGGCGACGCACGACACCGCCAGCGCCGTGATCGCCGCGCCGCTGGAGGGCAATGACGCCGCCTGGATCTCCTCTGGCACCTGGTCGCTGATGGGCTTTGAGAGCAAAACGCCCTACACCGGCGACCGCGCGCTGGCTGCCAATATCACCAACGAAGGCGGCGCCGAGGGCCGCTATCGGGTGCTGAAAAATATTATGGGGCTGTGGCTGTTGCAGCGCGTCTGCAAAGAGCAGCGGGTCGACAACCTCCCTGCGCTTATCGACGCGGCCCGCGCGCTTCCCGCCTGCCGCTTTGTGGTGAACCCTAACGACGACCGCTTTATCAACCCGGACAACATGAGCCGCGAGCTGCAAACCGCATGCCGTGAGAACGGCCAGACTGCGCCGGAAAGCGCGGCGGAGCTGGCGCGCTGCATCTTCGACAGCCTGGCGCTGCTCTACGCCCGCGTGCTGGATGAGCTGACCGCCCTGCGCGAGCGGTCATTTACGGTGCTGCATATCGTGGGCGGCGGCAGCCAGAACCCGTTTCTTAATCAGCTCTGCGCCGACGCCTGCGGCATTCCGGTGATGGCGGGCCCGGTGGAAGCCTCCACGCTTGGCAATATCGGCTGCCAGCTGATGGCGCTCGACGAAATAACCGACGTCGACGCGTTTCGCCGCGTGGTGACCGCCAGCCAGCCGCTGACCCATTTTCAACCTCAGACTGACAGCGAGATTGCCCGCCATGCGGCGCGAGTTTCGCCGTATCGCCAAACCAGGAAGGAGCTTTACGCATGA
- a CDS encoding L-rhamnose isomerase — MTTQINQAWELAKQRFAAVGVDADAALRQLDRLPVSMHCWQGDDVAGFENPQGQLTGGIQATGNYPGKARNAEELRADLGQALSLIPGPKRVNLHAIYLESDTPVARNEIKPGHFANWVAWARENDLGLDFNPSCFSHPLSADGFTLSHANPEIRQFWIEHCQASRRVSASFGEQLGTPSVMNIWIPDGMKDTPVDRLAPRQRLLSALDEVISEKLNPAHHIDAVESKLFGIGAESYTVGSNEFYLGYAASRQTALCLDAGHFHPTEVISDKISSAMLYVPRLLLHVSRPVRWDSDHVVLLDDETQAIAGEIIRHDLFDRVHIGLDFFDASINRIAAWVIGTRNMKKALLRALLEPTAQLRQLEQEGDYTARLALLEEQKSLPWQAVWEMYCLRHDTPADASWLTTVRHYEQHVLSKR, encoded by the coding sequence ATGACCACTCAAATCAACCAGGCATGGGAACTGGCGAAGCAGCGCTTCGCCGCCGTGGGCGTCGATGCTGACGCCGCGCTGCGCCAGCTCGACCGCCTGCCGGTATCGATGCACTGCTGGCAGGGCGACGACGTGGCCGGGTTTGAAAATCCGCAGGGGCAGTTGACCGGCGGCATCCAGGCCACTGGCAACTATCCGGGCAAGGCGCGTAACGCCGAAGAGTTGCGGGCCGATCTCGGCCAGGCCCTGAGCCTGATCCCCGGCCCGAAACGTGTGAACCTGCATGCCATCTACCTGGAATCTGACACGCCGGTTGCGCGCAATGAAATTAAACCAGGCCATTTCGCGAACTGGGTCGCGTGGGCGCGTGAAAACGACCTGGGGCTTGATTTCAACCCGTCCTGCTTCTCGCACCCCTTGAGCGCCGATGGCTTTACGCTGTCGCACGCCAACCCGGAAATCCGCCAGTTCTGGATTGAACACTGTCAGGCGAGCCGCCGCGTGTCGGCCTCGTTCGGCGAACAGCTCGGCACGCCGTCGGTGATGAATATCTGGATCCCGGACGGCATGAAAGATACGCCGGTAGACCGCCTCGCGCCGCGTCAACGCCTGCTGTCAGCGCTTGATGAGGTCATCAGCGAGAAACTTAACCCGGCACACCATATCGACGCGGTAGAAAGCAAGCTGTTCGGCATTGGCGCGGAGAGCTACACCGTCGGTTCTAACGAGTTTTATCTCGGCTACGCCGCCAGCCGCCAGACCGCGCTCTGCCTCGACGCCGGGCACTTCCACCCGACCGAAGTGATTTCCGACAAGATCTCCAGCGCCATGCTCTATGTGCCGCGCCTGCTGCTGCACGTCAGCCGTCCGGTGCGCTGGGATAGCGATCACGTTGTTCTGCTGGATGACGAAACCCAGGCCATCGCCGGTGAAATCATCCGCCACGATCTGTTCGACCGCGTGCATATCGGGCTCGATTTCTTCGATGCCTCCATCAACCGCATCGCCGCATGGGTGATTGGCACCCGCAACATGAAAAAAGCGCTGCTGCGCGCGCTGCTTGAGCCTACCGCACAGCTGCGTCAGCTGGAGCAGGAAGGCGACTACACCGCCCGGCTGGCCCTGCTTGAAGAGCAAAAATCGCTGCCGTGGCAGGCGGTCTGGGAAATGTACTGCCTGCGCCACGACACCCCAGCCGATGCCTCGTGGCTCACCACGGTCCGTCATTATGAACAACACGTTTTAAGCAAGCGCTAA
- the rhaD gene encoding rhamnulose-1-phosphate aldolase, translating to MQRILSSWFVQGMVKATSDMWLKGWDERNGGNVSLRLDAADVEPYRDEFYPEPRCVELSQPRAELAGCWFLVTGSGKFFRNVQLDPADTLVLLRITDDGMAYHIHWGLTHGGLPTSELASHFQSHAVRKAVSGGKDRVIMHCHATNLIALSFVLELDEARFTRLLWEGSTECLVVFPDGVGIVPWMVPGTDGIGSATSEQMKTHTLVLWPHHGIFGTGPTLDEAFGLIDTAEKSAEILVKVISMGGMKQTITRDELIALGERFGVTPHAGAIAL from the coding sequence ATGCAACGCATTCTTTCTTCCTGGTTCGTACAGGGTATGGTGAAAGCCACCAGCGATATGTGGCTGAAAGGCTGGGATGAACGTAACGGCGGCAACGTGAGCCTGCGCCTTGACGCGGCCGACGTAGAGCCTTACCGCGATGAATTTTACCCGGAGCCGCGCTGCGTGGAGCTGAGCCAGCCGCGCGCTGAATTAGCTGGCTGCTGGTTTCTTGTCACCGGCTCCGGGAAATTTTTCCGCAATGTGCAGCTCGACCCGGCGGACACACTGGTGCTGCTGCGAATCACCGACGACGGCATGGCGTACCACATTCACTGGGGGCTGACCCACGGCGGCCTGCCGACCTCGGAGCTGGCGTCGCACTTCCAGTCTCACGCGGTGCGCAAGGCGGTCTCCGGCGGCAAAGACCGGGTCATCATGCACTGCCACGCCACTAACCTCATCGCGCTGAGCTTCGTGCTGGAGCTTGACGAAGCGCGCTTTACCCGCCTGCTGTGGGAAGGCAGCACCGAGTGCCTGGTGGTATTCCCGGATGGCGTCGGCATCGTGCCGTGGATGGTGCCGGGCACCGACGGCATCGGCAGCGCCACCTCAGAGCAGATGAAAACCCACACCCTGGTGCTGTGGCCGCATCACGGCATTTTCGGCACCGGGCCAACGCTTGATGAGGCGTTCGGGCTTATCGACACCGCCGAGAAATCGGCAGAGATCCTGGTCAAAGTGATTTCTATGGGAGGCATGAAACAGACCATTACGCGTGACGAGTTAATCGCGCTCGGCGAACGTTTCGGCGTGACGCCGCACGCCGGCGCCATCGCCCTTTAA
- the rhaS gene encoding rhamnose ABC transporter substrate-binding protein, whose translation MKIKAILGCTFAVAAWALSGSVSAEVKIALVAKSLGNGFFEAANTGAQEAAKELGDVKVIYTGPTTTTAEAQIEVLNGLIAQGVDAIAISANDPDAVVPVLKKAMQRGIKVVSWDSGVAKQGRQIHLNPSNNALIGDTNVRLAADALKALNVEKGDVAILSATPTSTNQNTWIAEMKKVLPKYPSVNLVTVAYGDDLSDKSYREAVGLLKSYPDLKVIVSPSSVGIVAAAQAVKDQGKIGKVYVTGLGLPSEMAGAVKSGATKSFAIWNPIDLGYAATYLADDLVKGTATKTEASMGKLGTVKLDADGNGAMAEPFIYDASNIDKFSKIF comes from the coding sequence ATGAAAATAAAAGCCATTTTAGGTTGTACCTTCGCTGTCGCCGCCTGGGCGTTGTCAGGTTCCGTCTCTGCGGAAGTCAAAATCGCGCTGGTGGCGAAATCGCTCGGCAATGGATTTTTCGAAGCCGCGAACACGGGTGCTCAGGAAGCCGCTAAAGAACTCGGGGATGTGAAAGTTATCTATACCGGCCCGACCACCACCACCGCCGAGGCGCAGATCGAAGTGCTTAACGGGTTGATCGCCCAGGGCGTGGACGCCATCGCCATCTCCGCCAACGACCCGGACGCCGTGGTGCCGGTGCTGAAAAAGGCAATGCAGCGCGGCATTAAGGTTGTCTCCTGGGATTCCGGCGTCGCGAAACAGGGCCGCCAGATCCATCTTAACCCTTCCAACAACGCGCTGATTGGCGACACCAACGTCCGGCTTGCCGCCGACGCGCTGAAAGCGCTGAACGTCGAGAAAGGCGACGTGGCGATTTTAAGCGCCACGCCAACCTCGACCAACCAGAACACCTGGATTGCCGAGATGAAAAAGGTGCTGCCGAAGTACCCGTCGGTGAACCTGGTGACGGTGGCGTATGGCGACGATCTCTCGGATAAGAGCTACCGCGAGGCGGTGGGGCTGCTGAAGTCCTACCCGGATTTAAAAGTGATTGTGTCGCCGTCGTCGGTCGGCATTGTGGCGGCGGCGCAGGCGGTGAAAGACCAGGGCAAAATCGGCAAGGTTTACGTAACCGGCCTGGGGCTGCCGTCTGAAATGGCAGGCGCGGTGAAATCGGGCGCGACCAAAAGTTTTGCCATCTGGAACCCCATCGATCTGGGATACGCCGCGACCTATCTGGCGGATGATCTCGTCAAAGGCACCGCCACCAAAACCGAAGCGAGCATGGGCAAGCTTGGCACGGTGAAACTGGATGCCGACGGCAACGGCGCAATGGCAGAGCCGTTTATCTACGATGCCAGCAATATTGATAAGTTTTCGAAGATTTTCTGA
- a CDS encoding sugar ABC transporter ATP-binding protein, whose protein sequence is MSASTPLLSLKGICKTFPGVRALENVQLELWPGRVTALIGENGAGKSTLVKVMTGIYQPDGGEILYKAIPIALPNPEAAHKVGITAIHQETVLFDELTVTENIFTGHYLVKGLFKTLDWPAMHRQAREILNRLEVNIDPHAVLKTLSIAQRHMVAIARALSFDAQVVILDEPTAALSQHEILEFYQIVERLKYEGKAILFISHKFDEIFELADHYTILRDGVFVSAGSIAEITEERMVAMMVGRAITQTYPKVACEPGDRVLEVRDLCHPTEFAHIHFSLRKGEILGFYGLVGAGRTELMQALCGVTQPSAGEIILNGKTVRFRQPADAIDAGIVCVPEERQKQGAIIALPIAQNISLPQLSRLNPNGILHDEREWALADEYAKRLQVKAFSWRQPVETLSGGNQQKVVIGKWLATRPDVIILDEPTKGIDIGSKAAVHQFMSELVGQGLAVIMVSSELPEVMGMADRIIVMHEGLMVAEYAAGKATAESIVSAASGAGREAA, encoded by the coding sequence ATGTCGGCATCCACCCCTCTGCTTTCGCTCAAGGGGATCTGCAAAACCTTTCCCGGCGTGCGTGCGCTGGAAAATGTGCAACTTGAGCTCTGGCCTGGCCGTGTCACCGCGCTTATCGGTGAAAACGGCGCGGGCAAATCCACGCTGGTCAAAGTGATGACCGGCATCTACCAGCCGGATGGCGGCGAGATTTTGTATAAAGCCATCCCCATCGCGCTGCCCAACCCGGAGGCGGCGCATAAGGTGGGCATCACGGCCATTCATCAGGAAACGGTGCTGTTTGACGAACTCACCGTCACCGAAAACATCTTCACCGGCCACTACCTCGTCAAAGGGCTTTTCAAAACCCTCGACTGGCCCGCCATGCACCGCCAGGCGCGGGAGATCCTCAACCGCCTTGAGGTCAACATCGACCCGCATGCGGTGCTGAAAACCCTGAGCATCGCCCAGCGCCATATGGTGGCGATCGCCCGCGCGCTCTCTTTCGACGCGCAGGTCGTCATCCTTGACGAGCCCACCGCCGCGCTGTCTCAGCATGAAATCCTGGAGTTTTATCAGATTGTCGAGCGCCTTAAGTACGAAGGCAAAGCCATCCTGTTTATCTCTCACAAATTCGACGAGATTTTCGAGCTGGCGGATCACTACACCATCCTGCGCGACGGCGTCTTCGTCAGCGCGGGCAGCATCGCGGAGATCACCGAAGAGCGCATGGTCGCGATGATGGTCGGACGCGCCATTACGCAGACCTACCCGAAAGTGGCCTGCGAGCCGGGCGACAGGGTACTGGAGGTGCGCGATCTCTGCCACCCGACCGAATTTGCGCATATCCATTTTTCGCTGCGTAAAGGCGAAATCCTCGGCTTTTACGGCCTGGTCGGCGCCGGGCGCACTGAGCTTATGCAGGCGCTGTGCGGCGTCACGCAACCCTCCGCCGGTGAGATTATCCTCAACGGCAAAACGGTGCGCTTCCGCCAGCCCGCAGACGCTATAGATGCCGGGATTGTCTGCGTGCCGGAAGAGCGTCAGAAACAGGGCGCGATTATCGCGCTGCCCATCGCCCAGAACATCAGCCTGCCGCAGTTAAGCCGTCTCAACCCGAACGGCATTCTGCATGACGAGCGCGAATGGGCGCTTGCCGATGAGTACGCAAAGCGCCTGCAGGTGAAGGCGTTTAGCTGGCGTCAGCCGGTTGAGACACTCTCCGGCGGCAATCAGCAGAAGGTCGTCATCGGCAAATGGCTCGCCACCCGGCCTGACGTCATCATTCTCGATGAACCGACCAAGGGCATCGATATCGGCTCCAAAGCTGCGGTGCATCAGTTTATGTCCGAGCTGGTGGGTCAGGGGCTGGCGGTAATTATGGTGTCGTCCGAGCTGCCGGAAGTGATGGGCATGGCGGATCGCATCATCGTGATGCACGAAGGGCTGATGGTGGCGGAATATGCCGCCGGGAAAGCCACCGCCGAAAGTATCGTCAGCGCCGCCAGCGGCGCGGGCCGGGAGGCGGCATAA